The following DNA comes from Luteimonas galliterrae.
CCGGCCGGCCATGCGCGGGTCTCGGTGCGAGAACGCATGTACCGCGCCTTGCATCACGGCGTGGATCTGGATTCGCGTCCGCTGATGATGATGCCGTCCAAGGAATACGCCAGCCTGAGCATGCGCGAGATCGATGCGCTATCGGCCTACTTCGCCACGCTCGCGCCGGTGCGTCGCGAGTTGCCGGACAGCGCGCTGGGACCGGTGGGCCGCACGCTGTTGGTGGCCGGCAAGATGGAGAGCTTTCTCTCCGCCGAAAGCATCGACCATGCCGCGAGCGCCGTCGCCGAAGCCCCGCCGATCGGCACGCTCGAATACGGCCGCCATGCCGCGCAATTGTGCACCGGCTGCCATCGCGGCGATTTCGCCGGCGGGCGGATGGATCACGGCGGCCCGGGCATGCCGCCAGCCGCCAACCTGACGCGGCATGCGACCGGCCTTGCGGCGTGGAGCGAACGCGACTTCATCGCCGCGATGCGAACCGGGCGGCGGCCGGACGGCAGCGAAATCGATGGCAAGGCCATGCCCTGGCGCGCGGTGGGCCAGGCGAGCGATGCCGAACTGCATTCGATCTGGTTGTTCCTGCGCAGCCTGCCGCCGATTGCGCGCGATGCCGCGAAGGCGCCTTAGCGCCTTGCGATGGCGTCCGGCGGATGACCTACCGATCGGACCAGAGGTGGTTCGAATCGTCGGACAAGCCCGGCCCGCACCAGTTCGCGCGCAAATACAAATTGATCGGCAGATCCCACGCCGGAGGCGACTGCAGCAGGCAGGACCACGATCCGGGTGCAGCCATCGCCATCACTTGCGGCGATGAGCGCAGCGACGGCTGCGCCGATGCCTTGCTCGCCGATGGCGACAATGGCGCGGCGGCCTGTCGCGGTTGCCCCGCAACCGGCGGAGTGGTCGCCCCCGCGGCAGGCGGCTTGGGGGGCAGTTTCGGTGGGCCGCCTTCCAGCGGCATCGGCTCGTTCGATTTCGACGATTCCAGCGCGCCGATATCGATGCCGCCGGGAACGGCACGCGGCCGCCAACGGCCGTAACCGAGTTTCTCGCGGATCGGGGGATCGGCGGCCGGCAACAACAGCGGCGACGGGAACGGCGCTCCGGATGGCGCAGGCGGCGCGTTGTTGCCCTTGTTGACCGCGGGACTGCCGCTCGCCGGGCGCAGATTGCGTTGGGCGATATTGGCCAGCAACGGATCCAATCCCTTGAGCGTGCCGGTCCATTCGACCGGCACGTTGCTGGCGTTGGTCTGCACCCAGTTGTTGCTGCCGGTGACTTTGCGTCCGGCCGCCCAGGGTTCCAGGTCGAAAGGCGCGCATACCGGTGGCTCTTCGTGCGCGCTGGCGGGATTTTCGCGCACGACGGCCGGACCCGTGCCGCTGGTCTGGTAGATCAGGTTGTTGTGCATTTCCAGCCTGCCCTGCCCCAGCTGCACCAGCACCGCGGTGGCGCTGCCCAGGCGGTCGAACAGGATCGTGTTGTTGGCCATGCGCACATGGCCCATGTTGCGGCCGTTGAGGTCGCCGCCGATGCGGACCGCATTGGCCCATTCGCCGGTGTGGACGATGACGTTGCCGACCACGTCGGAGTTCTCGGTCTTCAAGCCAGGCGTCCAGTCGTTGTCCTGGGTTTCGCAGTCCGGCCCGATCAGCTCGATCTCCTGGTAGGCGGCGCCTTCGAACCAGTTGTAATAGATCTCGTTGCGCTCGTGCCGGCTCTTGAGCAGGTTGCCGCCGTTGCCGTCGTGCACGTAGTTGAAGCGCATGCGGAACACGGATCCGGGATGGGCCACTTCGTCCGACTGCATGTAGATCGGATGCTTCGTGGCGGCGTCGCCGGCGTCGTAGATTTCGCTGTATTCCAGCGTGAACGATCCTGAATGGAGATCCGCGCCCAGGATGCCGTGCGCATCGCAGCCGTGGATGACGCTGTCGCGCACGACGACATCGTGGGCTTCGCTGAACACGCAGGTCTTGCTGCCGCCGCGGATCTCGAAGCCGTCCAGCACCACATGATCGGACAACTCGAATTTGATGGTGTGCTCGCCGCCGCTTAGCACCGGCCGCGAGGCGCCGGGCTCGCGCCGCCAGCGGATCGTCACCGGGCTGCCGAAAGCGCCGCCGTCGTCTTCGCCGACTACGATCCCGCCCGAATAGGTCGCGTTGCCGTCGACCAGGATGACGTCGCCCGGCGCAAGATTCCTGGCGTTGAACACCGCGGAGAGCTGCGTGTATTGCCGGCCGCTGGGGCCGACCGTATAGGTCGCGGCCGATGCCGCCGGGGCTGCGAGCATGAAAGCGAATGCCGAGGCGACGACGCGGAAATCCCTATGCATGGCCCATTCTCCCTAAAGCCAAATCCCATTCTGGTTCCCGCAACGGAAACCAGACACCGACTTTGGTCAGTGTCCGCGCCGGAGATGTGACCGATCGCGCAGAACGCGCTTCAGGGACAGCCCGGCAAGCAGCCGCGACATCTTATCCCTGTCGGGCGAAAGGAGACATCGAAAATAACGCGTTAAGCCGTCATCCCCCGCAAAGGCCGGACTGCGGAGGCAGTATCCCGGAGCGAACATCTGCGCAGGAGCGGCATGTCATCCAGCGGCTTCGCCCTCAGGCCGTCATCCCAGCGCAAGCTGGGACCCATTTTGATCTTGCGGTTGCACGTCGACCTGCCGACCGTTTCAGAACGGAATATCGTCGTCCGCGAAATCGTCCATGCCTTGCTGCTGCGAGGGCGCCGGCTCGCGGCGCTGCGCCGGCGCCGGGCGCGAAGGGCGATCGCCGCCGCCGCTGCGCTCGGTCCGCTGCTCGCCGCGGCCTTCGGTGCTGCCGAGCATCTGCATCTCGTCGGCGACGATGTCGGTGAAATACTTCTCGACGCCGTCCTGGCCGGTGAACTTGTCGTAGCGGATCGAGCCTTCCACGTACACCTGGCGGCCCTTGCGCAGGTATTCGCCGGCGATCTCGCCGAGCTTGCCGAAGAACTTCACCCGGTGCCATTCGGTGCGTTCCTGGGTGTTGCCGTCCTTGTCCTTGCGCACGCTGCTGGTGGCCAGGCTGATCGTGGTCACGGCCATGCCGCCCTGGGTGTACTTGGTCTCGGGGTCGTTGCCGAGGTTGCCGACCAGGATCACTTTGTTTACGCCGCGGGCCATGCTTGCCGTCCTCAATCTGTGCCTGCCCGGATCGGGCCGCATCATTGAATTATAGCCGCGCCCCGGAGTGCCGTAGGCCGATATCGCGGCCTGACGTCGGGCTTGTCTGAATCGCACGGCGCCGGCCCCTCTTATAATTGCCCTCTTTTCGTCCGGCCCGCCCATGGATTCCGCGCCTTCCCGTCTGCGAACGCTCGATTTGGCCGCCATCCAGGCCCTGGCCTCCGCCGACATGGCCGCCGTCGATGCCCTGATCCGGCGCCGCCTGGCCTCGGACGTGGCCCTGGTCAACCAGATCGGCGAGCACATCGTCGCCGCCGGCGGCAAACGGCTGCGGCCCATGCTGCTGCTGTTGGCGGCGCGCGCGCTGGGCCATGCCGGGCCGGATGCGCACCAGCTGGCCGCGGTGATCGAATTCATCCACACCGCCACCCTGCTGCACGACGACGTGGTCGACGAGTCCGACCTGCGCCGCGGCCGCAAGACCGCCAACGCGCTGTGGGGCAACGCGCCCAGCGTGCTGGTCGGCGATTTCCTCTACTCGCGCAGCTTCCAGCTGATGGTGGAACTGGACCGGGTCGAAGTGATGCGGATCCTGGCCGATACCACCAACGCGATCGCCGAGGGCGAAGTGCTGCAACTGCTGCACGTGCGCAACCCCGACACGGACGAAGCCGCCTACCTGCGCGTGATCGAGCGCAAGACCGCGGTGCTGTTCGCCGCCGCCACGCGCCTGGGCGCACTGCTGGCCGGCGCCGACGCGCAGTCGCAGCGGCGTTTCCACGACTACGGCATGAATCTGGGCTACGCCTTCCAGATCGCGGACGACGTGCTGGATTACAGCGCCGACGAAGCCGACCTGGGCAAGCACCTGGGCGACGACCTGGCCGAAGGCAAGGCGACGCTGCCGCTGATCCATGCGATCGCGCATAGCCCGCCCGAGGTCGCCGCGCGGTTGCGCGGCGTCGTCGGGAACGGGGACGTATCGGCGCTGCCGGAAGTGCTGGCGGCGATCAATGCGACCGGCGGCCTCGAATACAGCCGCAGCCGCGCCAACGAATACGCCTACGCTGCGGAACGCGCGTTGGAAGGGCTGGAAGAAAACGACGGCGTCGCCGCGTTGCGAGGAC
Coding sequences within:
- a CDS encoding c-type cytochrome translates to MPKSLLRKTMYGAGVLAGLVLVAVVSVYALSESRLRKDYAIRVAPAEPDPALIAEGARLARSRGCADCHGDDFGGKVLLDEMPFGRIVGDNLTVMPAGHARVSVRERMYRALHHGVDLDSRPLMMMPSKEYASLSMREIDALSAYFATLAPVRRELPDSALGPVGRTLLVAGKMESFLSAESIDHAASAVAEAPPIGTLEYGRHAAQLCTGCHRGDFAGGRMDHGGPGMPPAANLTRHATGLAAWSERDFIAAMRTGRRPDGSEIDGKAMPWRAVGQASDAELHSIWLFLRSLPPIARDAAKAP
- a CDS encoding right-handed parallel beta-helix repeat-containing protein encodes the protein MHRDFRVVASAFAFMLAAPAASAATYTVGPSGRQYTQLSAVFNARNLAPGDVILVDGNATYSGGIVVGEDDGGAFGSPVTIRWRREPGASRPVLSGGEHTIKFELSDHVVLDGFEIRGGSKTCVFSEAHDVVVRDSVIHGCDAHGILGADLHSGSFTLEYSEIYDAGDAATKHPIYMQSDEVAHPGSVFRMRFNYVHDGNGGNLLKSRHERNEIYYNWFEGAAYQEIELIGPDCETQDNDWTPGLKTENSDVVGNVIVHTGEWANAVRIGGDLNGRNMGHVRMANNTILFDRLGSATAVLVQLGQGRLEMHNNLIYQTSGTGPAVVRENPASAHEEPPVCAPFDLEPWAAGRKVTGSNNWVQTNASNVPVEWTGTLKGLDPLLANIAQRNLRPASGSPAVNKGNNAPPAPSGAPFPSPLLLPAADPPIREKLGYGRWRPRAVPGGIDIGALESSKSNEPMPLEGGPPKLPPKPPAAGATTPPVAGQPRQAAAPLSPSASKASAQPSLRSSPQVMAMAAPGSWSCLLQSPPAWDLPINLYLRANWCGPGLSDDSNHLWSDR
- a CDS encoding single-stranded DNA-binding protein, giving the protein MARGVNKVILVGNLGNDPETKYTQGGMAVTTISLATSSVRKDKDGNTQERTEWHRVKFFGKLGEIAGEYLRKGRQVYVEGSIRYDKFTGQDGVEKYFTDIVADEMQMLGSTEGRGEQRTERSGGGDRPSRPAPAQRREPAPSQQQGMDDFADDDIPF
- a CDS encoding polyprenyl synthetase family protein, yielding MDSAPSRLRTLDLAAIQALASADMAAVDALIRRRLASDVALVNQIGEHIVAAGGKRLRPMLLLLAARALGHAGPDAHQLAAVIEFIHTATLLHDDVVDESDLRRGRKTANALWGNAPSVLVGDFLYSRSFQLMVELDRVEVMRILADTTNAIAEGEVLQLLHVRNPDTDEAAYLRVIERKTAVLFAAATRLGALLAGADAQSQRRFHDYGMNLGYAFQIADDVLDYSADEADLGKHLGDDLAEGKATLPLIHAIAHSPPEVAARLRGVVGNGDVSALPEVLAAINATGGLEYSRSRANEYAYAAERALEGLEENDGVAALRGLAHYAVDRKS